One window from the genome of Nicotiana tomentosiformis chromosome 5, ASM39032v3, whole genome shotgun sequence encodes:
- the LOC138893023 gene encoding uncharacterized protein codes for MDKCQRMLRTSGILETSGVSFTTFQFSRAAFRWWASYERCRSVGATPLTWQQFSGLFLEKFVPQSSREELCRQFEQLRQGDMSVTQYEMIFSEVARHAIWLITTDRERIMRFIDGLTFQLRLLMTRERESGATFDEVVNIAHQI; via the coding sequence atggataagtgtcagcggatgcttcgAACATCGGGTATtttagagaccagtggggtctcattcactacttttcagttttctagggctgcctttagatggtgggCGTCTTATGAGAGGTGTAGGTCGGTCGGTgcaacaccccttacctggcagcagttctccggtctattcctggagaagttcgtacctcagtccagCAGAGAAGAGCTGTGCAGGCAGTTCGAAcaacttcgtcagggtgatatgtctgtgacacagtatgagatgatattttcAGAAGTGGcacgtcatgctatctggttgattaccacagacagggaaaggattatgaggttcatagatggcctcacttttcagctgcgattactcatgactagagagagagagtctggtgctacttttgatgaggttgtcaacataGCTCATCAGATttag